From Microbacterium sp. 10M-3C3:
CGCGGCACGGATCGCTTCGCGCTGGTCGGGATGCAGGTGGTCGAGGCCGAAGCGCTCGCGCGCGACGCCGTCGATGTCGAGGGAGGTCATGGTCCTAGTGCAACGCTAATCCCCGGATCCGGCTGCGGGGGTTGCGGATCGTGCCAGAGTCGAACCACCGGATGTCGTACCGCGCCGAGGAGGAACCATGGCCACACCCGTCGAGCAGCTCATGCACGCGAATCTCACCGAGGTCTTCGGTGAGCGCGGCAGCGCCGCGCGCGCCGAGGCCGCGGCGCGGACGTACGCCGCCGACGTCGTCTTCTCCGATCCGGACGAGGTCGTGGTCGGCGTCGACGCCGTGGTCGAGAAGGCCGGGAGGATCCTCGACGGCGCGCCCGGGTTCGTGTTCCGCCCCGCCGGTCCGGTGCACGAGAACCACGACCTCGGCTACCTCGCGTGGGAGTTCGGGCCCGCCGATGCGGAACCGGTCGTCACCGGATTCTACGTGTGCTTCATCGAAGCGGGGCGCATCACGAAGGTCTACACGGTCCTGACCGCGTCCTGACCAGCCGACCGCGTCGAGGTCGCGCGGCTCAGGCGGCGCGTGACAGCTCCTCGCGGAGAATGCGGGCGCCGGCCGACAGCGCGGTCAGCTTGTCGAGAGCGACCTGGCGCGGCAGCGGCGCCATGCCGCAGTTCGAGCTCGCGATGAGGTCCGCCGCATCCACGAACTCCAGCGCGCGCCGCAGCGTGTCGGCGACCTCCTCCGCGCTCTCGACGCGGGTGCTCGCGACGTCGAGGGCGCCGAGCATGACCTTCTTGCCGCGGATGAGCTCGAGGAGCTCGATCGGCACGCGGGAGTTGTGGCTCTCGAGCGAGACGACGTCGATGCGCGAGCCCTGCAGCAGCGGGAAGGACTCCTCGTACTGCCGCCACTCCGGCCCGAGGGTCTCCTTCCAGTCGGTGTTGGCCTTGATGCCGTAGCCGTAGCAGATGTGCACGACCGTCTGCGCCTTCAGGCCCTCGGCCGCGCGCTCGAGGGCCGCGATGCCCCAGTCCTTCATCTCGTCGAAGAAGACGTTGAAGGCCGGCTCGTCGAACTGGATGATGTCGACGCCCGCGGCCTCCAGGTCACGCGCCTCCTGGTTGAGGATCGCCGCGAACTCTTCCGCCAGACGCTCGCGGCTGCGGTAGTGCCGGTCGGCGAGCGTGTCGATCATCGTCATCGGACCGGGCAGCGCCCACTTGATCGGCCGGTCGGTCAGCGTGCGCGCGAACGCGGCGTCCGCGGCGAACACCGGGGCGTGCCGGGCGACGTCGCCGACCACCGTCGGGACGCTCGCGTCGTAGCGGTTGCGGATGCGGACGGTCTCGCGGCGCTCGAAGTCCACGCCGTCGAGGTGCTCGATGAAGGTCGTCACGAAGTGCTGCCGCGTCTGCTCGCCGTCGCTGACGATGTCGATGCCGCGGCGCTCCTGCTCGAGAACGGCACTGCGCAGCGCGTCGCGCTTGCCCTCGGCGAGCGCCTCGCCCTCGAGCTGCCACGGTGACCACAGCCGCTCGGGCTCCGCGAGCCACGCCGGCTTCGGCAGGCTTCCCACGATCGCGGTGGGCAGCAGCGCGGTCATCGCGCGCCCGCCAGCTCGGCGCCGGTCCATCGCGCGAGGAGTGCGCCGTAGGGGCGCACGAGGTGCTCCTCGGCCCAGCGGCCCTGCACGACGGCGAGGCGGCTGCGCTCTTCCCGGTCGTACTCGATCCCCGTCGGCTCGAAGTCGGGCTGCTCGAGGCTCGGCCGGTAGAGCTCGCCCGCGACCGAGCGCGCGGCGTAGATCTCGGGTCGGTAGATCTTCTGGAAGGTCTCCATCGTGCTGACCGTACCGATCAGCTGCAGGTCGGTATACCCGTCGAGGCGGCCGTCGCGGACGTAGAAGGCGAGGGGGGCGACGCTCCCGCGCGGCATGAAGTACCGCACCTGCAGGCCCATCTTCGCGAAGTAGCGGTCGGTGAGCGACGGCGACCCCTCCTGCACGTACTCGACGCCGAGCACCGGATGGGTCGCGGCCGTGCGGCGATACGTGCGGCTCGTCGACACGCTGATGCAGATGAGCGGTGGCGCCGGGTAGTGCCGACGGAAAACGTCCGAGTCCACCAGGCGTTCGAAGAGCCGGCCGTGGAGATCGCCGAAGTCCTCCGGCACCGGGCCGCCGTCGGCGGTGGCGGCAGCAAGCGCGATGCTGAAGTCGTAGTCGCGCAGGTAGGAGGAGAAGTTGTTCCCGACGATGCCCCGGTGGCGCTCACCCGTGCGCCGGTCGAGGATCGAGACGTCGAGGATCTCGATCGCGGGCACCGGCGCCGCGGCATCCACCTGCAGGTCGATCGAGACGATGTCGAGCTCGACCGCCCAGCGGCCGCGCTCCGCGTCGTCGGATGCGGCGAGGTCGGCGAAGCGGCGGTCGATCATCGCCAGCGCGGCCCGCAGGTTCTCGCGGCGGTTCGCGCCGCGCGCGAGGTTGGCGAAGTTGGTCGTGATCCGCGAGCCGGCCGACGGGACGTAGTCCTCGTCGAAGCGCGTCGTGGTCAGGCGGAACGCGATCTTGTCCATGGAGGACAGCGTGCCCGCAATGCCGGGTCATCAGGTAATCCGGCGTCACTATGCAATGCCATAGCCTGTGACTATGTCCCAGCGCGCGAGCGGCATCACCCTTCAACAGCTGCAGTACTTCATCGAGGTGGCGGCAGAGGGGTCGATCTCGGCCGCGGCCGACCTGCTCTACGTCGCGCAGCCCACGATGTCGGCGGCGATGAAGGACCTCGAGCAGCGTGTCGGCCGCACGCTGCTGCTGCGCTCGGCGCGCGGGGTGACGCTCACGCTCGACGGCGTCGAGTTCCTGGGGTACGCGCGCCAGGTGGTCGAGCAGGCGCAGCTGCTCGAGCAGCGCTATCTCGGTCGGCCGCCCTCCCGGCGCCTGCTCGGCGTCTCCGCGCAGCATTACTCGTTCGCGGTCGACGCCTTCGTCCGCATGGTGAAGGCGACCGACGTGCCGGAGTACGAGTTCTCGCTCCGCGAGACGCGCACGTGGGACATCATCGAGGACGTCCGCACGCTCCGCAGCGAGCTCGGCATCCTGTATCGCAACGACTTCAACCGCGACGTGCTCGACAAGCTCCTGCGCGACTCCTCGCTCGCCTTCCATCCGCTCTTCGTGGCGGAGCCGCACATCTTCGTCTCCCGCCGCAATCCGCTCGCCTCACGCGAGCGGGCGACCCTCGACGACCTCGCCGCCCTGCCGCGGCTCACC
This genomic window contains:
- a CDS encoding methionine synthase, translating into MTALLPTAIVGSLPKPAWLAEPERLWSPWQLEGEALAEGKRDALRSAVLEQERRGIDIVSDGEQTRQHFVTTFIEHLDGVDFERRETVRIRNRYDASVPTVVGDVARHAPVFAADAAFARTLTDRPIKWALPGPMTMIDTLADRHYRSRERLAEEFAAILNQEARDLEAAGVDIIQFDEPAFNVFFDEMKDWGIAALERAAEGLKAQTVVHICYGYGIKANTDWKETLGPEWRQYEESFPLLQGSRIDVVSLESHNSRVPIELLELIRGKKVMLGALDVASTRVESAEEVADTLRRALEFVDAADLIASSNCGMAPLPRQVALDKLTALSAGARILREELSRAA
- a CDS encoding nuclear transport factor 2 family protein, coding for MATPVEQLMHANLTEVFGERGSAARAEAAARTYAADVVFSDPDEVVVGVDAVVEKAGRILDGAPGFVFRPAGPVHENHDLGYLAWEFGPADAEPVVTGFYVCFIEAGRITKVYTVLTAS
- a CDS encoding LysR family transcriptional regulator — encoded protein: MSQRASGITLQQLQYFIEVAAEGSISAAADLLYVAQPTMSAAMKDLEQRVGRTLLLRSARGVTLTLDGVEFLGYARQVVEQAQLLEQRYLGRPPSRRLLGVSAQHYSFAVDAFVRMVKATDVPEYEFSLRETRTWDIIEDVRTLRSELGILYRNDFNRDVLDKLLRDSSLAFHPLFVAEPHIFVSRRNPLASRERATLDDLAALPRLTFDQGANNSFYFAEEILSTLSSSREIRVSDRATIFNLMIGLDGYTISTGIISDDLDPEIVAVPLDVDERIEIGWIGRTAVPLTEQAQRYLAEVRAVVSEFGVTLVD
- a CDS encoding putative oxygenase MesX, whose product is MDKIAFRLTTTRFDEDYVPSAGSRITTNFANLARGANRRENLRAALAMIDRRFADLAASDDAERGRWAVELDIVSIDLQVDAAAPVPAIEILDVSILDRRTGERHRGIVGNNFSSYLRDYDFSIALAAATADGGPVPEDFGDLHGRLFERLVDSDVFRRHYPAPPLICISVSTSRTYRRTAATHPVLGVEYVQEGSPSLTDRYFAKMGLQVRYFMPRGSVAPLAFYVRDGRLDGYTDLQLIGTVSTMETFQKIYRPEIYAARSVAGELYRPSLEQPDFEPTGIEYDREERSRLAVVQGRWAEEHLVRPYGALLARWTGAELAGAR